Proteins from a genomic interval of Rosa chinensis cultivar Old Blush chromosome 2, RchiOBHm-V2, whole genome shotgun sequence:
- the LOC112187412 gene encoding uncharacterized protein At3g27210 isoform X1, producing MGTCASAHRESGSAMKLGMSFGSKPDKLSSILPSPVKEKPSTNGGRPINDEWSPARPTATAFRDYAGSKDEAFFDSKPWLDSDCEDDFYSVNGDFTPSRGNTPVHQNFSRVNKTPFENRSPVSIPAPSPMQKKKKLADLFRESFRDGDDVDDATDHSGDQTMTNGKMEVKPTTQDLPPKSLNGTPNVSGSERTANEYVTEDRPIKSTQCCLPTFVSFRSSSQRGKMSPTIAVVDKA from the exons ATGGGTACGTGTGCTTCGGCTCATAGGGAATCCGGGTCGGCCATGAAACTCGGAATGTCTTTCGGGTCCAAACCGGACAAGCTCTCCTCTATTCTACCGTCCCCGGTCAAAGAGAAACCGTCGACAAACGGTGGCCGTCCGATCAACGATGAATGGTCGCCTGCTCGCCCCACAGCCACGGCTTTCCGAGACTACG CAGGTAGTAAAGATGAGGCCTTCTTTGATTCCAAGCCTTGGTTGGACTCAGATTGTGAAGATGACTTCTACAGTGTCAATGGTG ACTTTACTCCATCTCGTGGCAACACTCCGGTCCATCAGAACTTCTCTCGTGTCAACAAAACTCCTTTTGAGAACAGAAGTCCTGTTTCTATTCCTGCTCCATCTCCaatgcaaaagaaaaagaaacttgcTGATCTCTTTCGCGAGAGCTTCAGAGATGGTGATGATGTTGATGATGCAACAGATCACTCAGGTGATCAAACCATGACTAATGGAAAGATGGAAGTGAAGCCCACCACCCAAGACCTCCCTCCAAAATCTCTGAATGGTACTCCTAATGTTTCTGGTAGCGAAAGGACAGCCAATGAATATGTAACTGAAGACAGACCAATTAAATCTACACAATGCTGCCTTCCTACCTTTGTTTCTTTTCGCAGCTCTAGTCAGAGGGGGAAGATGAGCCCTACCATTGCTGTAGTTGACAAAGCTTGA
- the LOC112187412 gene encoding uncharacterized protein At3g27210 isoform X2 → MGTCASAHRESGSAMKLGMSFGSKPDKLSSILPSPVKEKPSTNGGRPINDEWSPARPTATAFRDYGSKDEAFFDSKPWLDSDCEDDFYSVNGDFTPSRGNTPVHQNFSRVNKTPFENRSPVSIPAPSPMQKKKKLADLFRESFRDGDDVDDATDHSGDQTMTNGKMEVKPTTQDLPPKSLNGTPNVSGSERTANEYVTEDRPIKSTQCCLPTFVSFRSSSQRGKMSPTIAVVDKA, encoded by the exons ATGGGTACGTGTGCTTCGGCTCATAGGGAATCCGGGTCGGCCATGAAACTCGGAATGTCTTTCGGGTCCAAACCGGACAAGCTCTCCTCTATTCTACCGTCCCCGGTCAAAGAGAAACCGTCGACAAACGGTGGCCGTCCGATCAACGATGAATGGTCGCCTGCTCGCCCCACAGCCACGGCTTTCCGAGACTACG GTAGTAAAGATGAGGCCTTCTTTGATTCCAAGCCTTGGTTGGACTCAGATTGTGAAGATGACTTCTACAGTGTCAATGGTG ACTTTACTCCATCTCGTGGCAACACTCCGGTCCATCAGAACTTCTCTCGTGTCAACAAAACTCCTTTTGAGAACAGAAGTCCTGTTTCTATTCCTGCTCCATCTCCaatgcaaaagaaaaagaaacttgcTGATCTCTTTCGCGAGAGCTTCAGAGATGGTGATGATGTTGATGATGCAACAGATCACTCAGGTGATCAAACCATGACTAATGGAAAGATGGAAGTGAAGCCCACCACCCAAGACCTCCCTCCAAAATCTCTGAATGGTACTCCTAATGTTTCTGGTAGCGAAAGGACAGCCAATGAATATGTAACTGAAGACAGACCAATTAAATCTACACAATGCTGCCTTCCTACCTTTGTTTCTTTTCGCAGCTCTAGTCAGAGGGGGAAGATGAGCCCTACCATTGCTGTAGTTGACAAAGCTTGA
- the LOC112185134 gene encoding triacylglycerol lipase 2: MALRSLAFWMVMVLVLVLVVALAPGAVEGSSRKLLAQANAVVAAQAYGICNALVTVHGYQCQEITVTTDDGYILSVQRIGGGGTGKPPVIIQHGVLVDAAAWLMNSPDKTLPLILADSGFDVWMANSRGTRFSRRHTSMDPSNPKFWNWSWDELVAHDLPAVFNYVHGQTKQKINYVGHSLGTLLALASLSEGKLVDQLKSVALLSPIAYLTHMSTPIGAVGARLFAGEITTAFGFAEFDPKGEPVAEFLDRLCATPGVPCYDILSVLTGKNCCLNASTVDLFLDHQPQPTSTKTMVHLSQVVRNGVLMKYDYGRFDLNYMHYGSFSAPHYDLSKIPNNLPMFITYGGQDALSDEHDVSRLLEYLKSHDVGKLVVDFIHEYAHADFVMGINAKDLVYNKVISFFNQQQ, encoded by the exons ATGGCTCTGCGCAGTTTAGCTTTTTGGATGGtgatggttttggttttggttttggtggttGCACTTGCGCCTGGTGCTGTGGAGGGCTCGAGTCGGAAGCTTTTGGCTCAGGCAAATGCGGTTGTGGCTGCACAGGCGTACGGTATATGCAACGCCTTGGTAACTGTGCATGGTTACCAATGCCAAGAGATAACT GTGACTACCGACGATGGTTACATACTGAGCGTGCAGAGAattggtggtggtggcaccGGGAAACCACCGGTGATAATTCAGCATGGTGTTCTTGTG GATGCAGCAGCCTGGCTGATGAACTCTCCGGATAAAACTCTGCCGTTGATTCTAGCTGATAGTGGATTTGATGTGTGGATGGCTAATTCCAGAGGGACCAGATTTAGCCGGCGGCATACTTCCATGGACCCCAGCAATCCG AAATTTTGGAATTGGTCTTGGGATGAACTGGTGGCTCATGACCTACCAGCTGTTTTTAATTACGTGCATGGCCAAACAAAACAGAAGATTAACTACGTCGGTCATTCCCTG GGGACTTTGTTAGCATTGGCTTCGCTTTCAGAAGGGAAGTTAGTGGATCAGCTGAAATCAGTAGCTTTGCTAAGTCCCATTGCGTACTTGACTCACATGAGTACACCAATTGGTGCGGTTGGGGCCAGACTCTTTGCCGGCGAG ATCACAACGGCATTTGGTTTTGCAGAGTTCGATCCAAAAGG GGAGCCAGTGGCTGAATTCCTAGATCGTCTATGTGCCACTCCAGGAGTTCCATGTTACGACATATTATCAGTACTCACCG GCAAAAATTGTTGTCTCAATGCTTCCACTGTTGATCTCTTCTTGGATCATCAGCCTCAGCCAACATCAACCAAGACCATGGTGCACCTGTCTCAAG TTGTACGAAATGGCGTTTTGATGAAATACGACTACGGGCGTTTCGACCTTAATTATATGCATTATGGGTCATTTTCCGCTCCGCATTACGATCTTTCTAAAATTCCGAACAACCTGCCCATGTTCATCACCTACGGAGGCCAAGATGCGCTCTCCGATGAACACGACGTGTCGCGTTTACTTGAATATTTGAAGTCTCACGACGTGGGAAAGCTCGTGGTTGATTTCATCCATGAGTATGCCCATGCCGATTTTGTCATGGGGATCAATGCCAAGGACCTTGTGTATAATAAAGTGATTTCTTTCTTCAACCAGCAACAGTAA
- the LOC112185135 gene encoding triacylglycerol lipase 2 yields the protein MALRSLAFCLLMVLVSVVALAPGAVEGSSRKLLAQANAAVAAQAYGICNALVTVHGYRCQEITVTTDDGYILSVQRIGGGGTGKPPVIIQHGVLVDAAVWLMNSPDKNLPLILADSGFDVWMANTRGTRFSRRHTSMDPSDPKFWNWSWDELVAHDLPAVFNYVHGQTKQKINYVGHSLGTLLALASLSEGKLVDQLKSVALLTPIAYLTHMSTPICAVGARLFAGEIITAFRFAEFDPKGEPVAEFLDHLCATPGVPCYDIFSLLTGKNCCLNASTVDLFLDHQPQSTSTKNLVHLSQVVRNGILTKYDHGRSYTNYMHYGSFFAPHYDLSKIPNHLPMFITYGGQDALSDELDVLHLLDHFKSHDAGKLVVDFIPEYAHFDFVAGINAKDLVYNKVISFFNQQQ from the exons ATGGCTCTGCGCAGTTTAGCTTTTTGCCTGCTGATGGTTTTGGTTTCTGTCGTTGCACTTGCGCCTGGTGCGGTGGAGGGCTCGAGTCGGAAGCTTTTGGCTCAGGCAAATGCGGCTGTGGCTGCACAGGCGTACGGTATATGCAACGCCTTGGTGACTGTGCATGGTTACCGATGCCAAGAGATAACC GTGACTACCGATGATGGTTACATACTAAGCGTGCAGAGAattggtggtggtggcaccGGGAAACCACCGGTGATAATTCAGCATGGTGTTCTTGTG GATGCAGCAGTTTGGCTGATGAACTCTCCGGATAAAAATCTGCCGTTGATTCTAGCTGATAGTGGATTTGATGTGTGGATGGCTAACACCAGAGGGACCAGATTTAGCCGACGTCATACCTCCATGGACCCCAGCGATCCG AAATTTTGGAATTGGTCTTGGGATGAACTGGTGGCTCATGACCTACCAGCTGTTTTTAATTACGTGCATGGCCAAACAAAACAGAAGATTAACTACGTCGGTCATTCCCTG GGGACTTTGTTAGCATTGGCTTCGCTTTCAGAAGGGAAGCTAGTGGATCAGCTGAAATCAGTAGCTTTGCTAACTCCCATTGCTTACCTGACTCACATGAGTACACCAATCTGTGCGGTTGGGGCCAGACTCTTTGCTGGCGAG ATCATAACAGCATTTCGTTTTGCAGAGTTCGATCCAAAAGG AGAGCCCGTGGCTGAATTCTTAGATCATCTATGTGCCACTCCAGGAGTTCCATGTTACGACATATTCTCACTACTCACCG GCAAAAATTGTTGTCTCAATGCTTCCACTGTTGATCTCTTCTTGGATCATCAGCCTCAGTCAACATCAACCAAGAACCTGGTGCACCTGTCTCAAG TTGTACGAAATGGCATTTTGACAAAATACGACCACGGGAGATCGTACACTAATTATATGCACTATGGCTCATTTTTCGCTCCGCATTACGATCTTTCTAAAATTCCCAACCACCTGCCCATGTTCATCACCTACGGCGGCCAAGATGCGCTCTCCGATGAACTCGACGTGTTGCATTTACTTGATCATTTTAAGTCTCACGACGCGGGAAAGCTTGTGGTTGATTTCATCCCCGAGTATGCCCATTTCGATTTTGTCGCGGGGATCAATGCCAAGGACCTTGTGTATAATAAAGTGATTTCTTTCTTCAACCAGCAACAGTAA
- the LOC112188394 gene encoding mavicyanin has translation MGLKNTILLSLFFVALVAKKGLAAQHVVGGSQGWEESTDFNSWASAQKFKVGDQLVFKYTSGLHSVVELPNESAFKNCDLGSALDSKKGGNDVVKLNKAGTRYFACGTLGHCDQGMKVKITTAGSTAASSPASSSSNDDGSSSDASTTTSTTSAASANFNSFALFFAMTAVWALVLVYVF, from the exons ATGGGGCTCAAGAACACAATTTTGTTATCTTTGTTTTTTGTAGCTTTGGTTGCAAAGAAAGGCTTGGCAGCACAACATGTAGTTGGGGGCAGCCAAGGTTGGGAAGAATCCACAGACTTCAACTCCTGGGCATCTGCTCAGAAATTCAAGGTTGGAGATCAACTTG TTTTCAAGTACACTTCGGGTTTGCACAGTGTCGTTGAACTACCTAACGAGAGTGCCTTCAAGAACTGTGACCTTGGGAGTGCACTGGACTCGAAGAAGGGAGGAAACGATGTGGTGAAGTTGAACAAGGCCGGTACAAGATATTTTGCTTGTGGTACTTTAGGCCACTGTGACCAAGGCATGAAGGTGAAGATCACTACTGCAGGCAGCACTGCAGCTTCTTCTCCGGCATCATCATCCTCGAACGATGATGGTTCTTCTTCAGATGCTTCTACCACTACTTCAACTACTTCTGCAGCTTCTGCCAACTTCAATTCTTTCGCTTTGTTCTTTGCGATGACTGCAGTATGGGCACTCGTTCTGGTTTATGTGTTTTGA
- the LOC112184160 gene encoding uncharacterized protein LOC112184160 isoform X2: MSSDEWFFHYRVVQTSLREPYPGGEVKILFKLLFYRVNLSLSPGGDPVFDRSESTISVSQAEFWVNFGEIKSNNRVEEYRAMMADCLSNFGVPQDEHPHIIENIFQVVDAAVFPDYPIVVSIWDTTFRSRSSDEDEVCRPNFVPAAELSIQGLQQVTLDSSKFREFEATKSSCAIGLEDFAEQGIDQLVVVTSLPCSHYYHGDCIVKWLEICHLCPICRYPMPIEQVGDPSSNPLPQSRQ, translated from the exons ATG TCCAGTGACGAATGGTTTTTTCATTACAGAGTGGTgcaaacaagcctaagggaacCGTACCCCGGCGGCGAGGTCAAGATTCTGTTCAAATTGTTGTTCTACAGGGTAAACTTAAGCCTATCCCCGGGGGGTGATCCAGTTTTTGACAGAAGTGAGTCAACCATCTCAGTATCTCAAGCAGAATTTTGGGTCAATTTTGGTGAGATCAAGTCAAATAATAGAGTCGAGGAGTATAGAGCGATGATGGCGGATTGTCTTTCAAACTTTGGTGTCCCGCAAGATGAGCATCCACATATTATTGAAAACATATTCCAGGTGGTTGACGCGGCCGTCTTCCCCGACTACCCTATTGTTGTTAGCATATGGGACACCACTTTTCGCAGCAGGAGTAGTGATGAAGATGAAGTATGTAGACCTAATTTCGTTCCGGCAGCGGAATTGTCGATCCAGGGTTTGCAGCAAGTGACACTTGATAGCTcgaaatttagggaatttgaaGCAACAAAATCATCATGTGCAATTGGTTTGGAGGATTTTGCAGAACAAGGTATTGATCAACTGGTGGTGGTTACTAGCCTGCCCTGCTCACACTATTATCATGGAGATTGCATTGTCAAGTGGCTGGAGATTTGTCATCTATGTCCCATATGCCGATACCCAATGCCAATAGAGCAAGTGGGCGACCCATCATCAAATCCCTTACCCCAATCAAGGCAATAg
- the LOC112184160 gene encoding uncharacterized protein LOC112184160 isoform X1 has translation MSSDEWFFHYRVVQTSLREPYPGGEVKILFKLLFYRVNLSLSPGGDPVFDRSESTISVSQAEFWVNFGEIKSNNRVEEYRAMMADCLSNFGVPQDEHPHIIENIFQVVDAAVFPDYPIVVSIWDTTFRSRSSDEDEVCRPNFVPAAELSIQGLQQVTLDSSKFREFEATKSSCAIGLEDFAEQGIDQLVVVTSLPCSHYYHGDCIVKWLEICHLCPICRYPMPIEQVGDPSSNPLPQSRQ, from the exons ATGTCCAGTG ACGAATGGTTTTTTCATTACAGAGTGGTgcaaacaagcctaagggaacCGTACCCCGGCGGCGAGGTCAAGATTCTGTTCAAATTGTTGTTCTACAGGGTAAACTTAAGCCTATCCCCGGGGGGTGATCCAGTTTTTGACAGAAGTGAGTCAACCATCTCAGTATCTCAAGCAGAATTTTGGGTCAATTTTGGTGAGATCAAGTCAAATAATAGAGTCGAGGAGTATAGAGCGATGATGGCGGATTGTCTTTCAAACTTTGGTGTCCCGCAAGATGAGCATCCACATATTATTGAAAACATATTCCAGGTGGTTGACGCGGCCGTCTTCCCCGACTACCCTATTGTTGTTAGCATATGGGACACCACTTTTCGCAGCAGGAGTAGTGATGAAGATGAAGTATGTAGACCTAATTTCGTTCCGGCAGCGGAATTGTCGATCCAGGGTTTGCAGCAAGTGACACTTGATAGCTcgaaatttagggaatttgaaGCAACAAAATCATCATGTGCAATTGGTTTGGAGGATTTTGCAGAACAAGGTATTGATCAACTGGTGGTGGTTACTAGCCTGCCCTGCTCACACTATTATCATGGAGATTGCATTGTCAAGTGGCTGGAGATTTGTCATCTATGTCCCATATGCCGATACCCAATGCCAATAGAGCAAGTGGGCGACCCATCATCAAATCCCTTACCCCAATCAAGGCAATAg